A genomic region of Oryza glaberrima chromosome 1, OglaRS2, whole genome shotgun sequence contains the following coding sequences:
- the LOC127772510 gene encoding serine/threonine-protein kinase Aurora-2, whose amino-acid sequence MAIATESRCEEEKASPHSQEVKRWVLSDFDIGKPLGRGKFGHVYLAREKRSNHIVALKVLFKSQLKQSQVEHQLRREVEIQSHLRHPNILRLYGYFYDQTRVYLILEYALKGELYKELQRCKHFSERRSATYIASLARALIYLHGKHVIHRDIKPENLLIGSQGELKIADFGWSVHTFNRRRTMCGTLDYLPPEMVEKTEHDYHVDIWSLGILCYEFLYGVPPFEAKEHSETYRRIVKVDLKFPLKPFVSPAAKDLISQMLVKNSAHRLPLHKLLEHPWIVQNADPSGVYRG is encoded by the exons ATGGCGATCGCCACCGAGTCGCGctgcgaggaggagaag GCTTCGCCGCATTCGCAGGAGGTGAAGCGGTGGGTGTTGTCTGATTTTGACATCGGGAAGCCCCTCGGGAGGGGCAAGTTCGGCCATGTTTACTTAGCAAGAGAAAAGAGA AGTAACCATATTGTGGCTTTGAAAGTACTTTTCAAGAGCCAACTAAAGCAGTCCCAGGTGGAGCATCAGCTACGTCGGGAAGTTGAGATTCAGAGTCATCTTCGTCATCCCAACATTCTACGGCTGTATGGGTATTTCTATGATCAg ACCCGTGTGTACTTGATCTTGGAGTATGCCTTAAAAGGTGAACTTTATAAGGAGTTGCAGAGGTGCAAGCATTTCTCTGAAAGACGTTCAGCGACT TACATTGCATCACTGGCGCGTGCGCTCATCTACCTTCACGGAAAGCATGTGATCCATAGAGACATTAAACCTGAAAATCTTTTAATTGGGTCCCAG GGCGAACTGAAAATTGCAGACTTTGGTTGGTCTGTGCACACCTTCAACAGAAGAAGGACAATGTGTGGAACATTAGATTACCTGCCCCCTGAAATGG TGGAGAAGACTGAACATGACTACCATGTTGACATTTGGAGCTTGGGGATCCTGTGCTATGAGTTCCTTTATGGAGTCCCACCTTTCGAAGCAAAAGAACACTCCGAAACATATCGCAG GATTGTGAAAGTTGACTTGAAGTTCCCACTGAAACCATTCGTGTCCCCGGCTGCGAAAGACCTAATTTCACAG ATGCTCGTGAAGAATTCGGCACATCGTCTGCCCCTCCACAAGCTCCTCGAGCACCCTTGGATAGTTCAAAACGCTGATCCCTCCGGCGTGTACAGAGGCTAG